Genomic window (Maylandia zebra isolate NMK-2024a linkage group LG11, Mzebra_GT3a, whole genome shotgun sequence):
TTGTATTAATTGGTGTGTCTCCATTTTTCTTCAAAACATTACAAAATCCAAACGCTGAACTGCACCTATGCCACACAGCCTCATCCCAACACATCAACTTGATGACATTCCCTTCAATCAACCTTGGACACACACAATTAACAGGAGCAATATCCCCCTCTATCTGCCTATTAAACCTAACTAACTCAACCTAGTCTTCTGTACATACTAGCGGTGGGTATTTATGTACCTCCATACCGTCAGCTGTGAGGAAGACAAACTGTCTTAAACACAAACTGCGGCGGTACTCCCAAGCCAATGGCTTCAGCCGCCTGATGCACAATAACTAGAAAGCAAATCAGTACAACGCCTTGTGCAGCTGTACTGCTGAAACCTAACAGGGGAATAAGACTCCTGAAAGAAATCTGTATTGTGTAGCCAAAGGCTTAATCTAAAAGCTGCGTGGACAAAGGCAACAGCAAACCATAAGACTCTCACCAATAAAACTCATCTATATATAAACAATCCAATAAAACCTATAAACTTTTCTGTTGACAATTTGTTGTGGCTCTTCCAACTATGGCCGCGGCAGGCTAAACATGAGGATACAGATGACGCGCaacaataaaagcataaaatacacttctgtaccatttgcTTCTTTTATTCCACATGCAGCTGTCCAATATACAAATCAGCACGTGGGAttaactattaaacaaatgcacagactgcACAAACAAATAACTGCTACTCACAAAGAACTGCACTAACTACTATACCAAACTACAACTTGGCCTATGGCATCAATTAGTgcataaatatacataaaccATCAAGTTCCAgttaaaatacatcaaaatcaTTCAAGCTGCGGTCAACAGAAAGTTTTGCCTCATGCTCACCTTACCTTTCTGCTCATCAACATCAGGTGCTGTAAACAGgtgagtgcaaccacatttatCATCTACCACACCCATGAAACACGCCCCACACGCCTGTGCACCAATACAGTGAGTCCATTTAAACCAACCCACTTAGTCAAAAAGGAACAACTCATATGGCTCCTACAgacatcatttatgttctatttttaacatttaattaattttaattatgaaataagtgtgatttttttttaaagcattttgttATGAAAGCTGAGAATAAAGCTAATAAAATTTTCACATGATAAACAACCGTAAActtttgtcatttctttccttttttctccaggaaagcaTTTTGTGGACAAACACAGAGTCCAGCTGATCCAGAGAGTGAGCAACATCGCACCCATTTTGGATGAGCTCCAATACAAGGAAGTTATCGACCAAGAACAATATGACAAAATTAGAGCTCTGCCTACCTCTCAGGACAGGATGAGGGAGCTCTACAGTGGTCCCCTGAAAGCCAGTGCAGCCTGCAAAGACATCTTCTATGAAAGCCTTTTGGCAAATGAGAAATTTCTCGTTGAAGACCTTTCAAAGAAGTAAATGTGttgggaaaaaaacacatttttagatCAAACGTACACGATCTACCTGAACATAAcatgtttacattaaaaaggTGGAGATGTCTTTTCTTTGTGGAAAATTGTTCTGCTATGTGGTGCCTTTGCTCCTCAGTGACTCTCCTTTAATTGATCCATTTTACATGAAACACTTTGgatatttaaaattttttatattaaaaatgtaaattgtaTCATTTAAAGATGAACTGACGATGTCATCAGCCATGTTTTTATCCATGACTCAAACTGTCATAAATTTATTTTCAGATTTCATTATCTTCTATAAAGTAAAACATAATGCAAACATTTATTGTCCTTAAAAATAAACCAGAATTAAACTCGAAGAATTAAAAGAATTTAATAAATTGACCTTTGAAACTGGCTAAACAAATAAAGTCACGATCCTCCTCAATCAACTTACTTTGTAATTAATCTGCAAAGCTTTGAGCATCAGACTTCACCTAAAGTACCTAAAATGAAATCAGGATCATTTACATGATGTCACTGGCCTTAATTACTGATTCATTAATGTGTGTATTAGCCTTTTGTTGCAGCTGATTTGAATTTGTTATATAGGTGACTGTATCTATATTCAAACTgtacatatttttaaatttgcattttttaaatgtaaaacgaCCCTCAGGACTCTCCTCTGG
Coding sequences:
- the LOC112432100 gene encoding apoptosis-associated speck-like protein containing a CARD, which produces MADGKHFVDKHRVQLIQRVSNIAPILDELQYKEVIDQEQYDKIRALPTSQDRMRELYSGPLKASAACKDIFYESLLANEKFLVEDLSKK